A single window of Lepeophtheirus salmonis chromosome 2, UVic_Lsal_1.4, whole genome shotgun sequence DNA harbors:
- the hgo gene encoding homogentisate 1,2-dioxygenase, whose protein sequence is MALKGFEDLDTIKYQSGFGNEFKSEDSRCPNSLPAVQNTPQKCSYGLYAEQLSGSAFTETRHKNCRTWLYRMLPSAKHDPFEKLPHDYLTNDWNENEPNPNQMRWKPFDIEKEDDKKVDFIDGLRTLAGAGDSKSRNGMAIHIYGCNTSMNNRCMYNSDGDFLIVPQCGKLHITTEMGRLVVEPNEICVIQRGIRFSVGIEEKSRGYIAEVYGAHFILPDLGPIGSNGLANPGDFWSPTAWYDDVESVNYQVVSKYQGKLFTAYQDHTPFDVVAWKGNYVPYKYNLSNYCTINSVSFDHIDPSIFTVLTAPSAVPGVAICDFVIFPPRWSVADNTFRPPYYHRNCMSEFMGLILGKYEAKEEGFCPGGATLHSIMTPHGPDADCFNIWSNKELGPMKVAEGTMAFMFESSLGLAVTKWAEIHSDKLDKKYYNCWQKLQNNFTGKP, encoded by the exons atggctCTCAAGGGGTTTGAAGACTTGGACACCATCAAA TATCAGAGTGGATTTGGTAATGAATTCAAGAGTGAGGATTCAAGGTGTCCCAACTCACTTCCAGCTGTACAAAATACTCCTCAGAAATGTTCCTATGGCTTATATGCTGAGCAATTAAGTGGATCTGCTTTCACAG AAACAAGACACAAGAACTGTAGAACATGGCTTTATCGAATGCTTCCCTCGGCAAAACATGATCCTTTTGAAAAGTTGCCTCATGATTATTTGACAAACGACTGGAATGAGAATGAGCCTAATCCTAATCag ATGAGATGGAAGCCCTTTGATATTGAAAAGGAGGATGATAAGAAAGTAGACTTTATTGATGGGCTCCGTACGCTAGCTGGGGCTGGAGATTCAAAATCCAGGAACGGAATGGCTATTCATATCTATGGTTGTAATACGTCAATGAATAATAGAT GTATGTATAATAGTGACGGAGATTTTTTGATTGTCCCACAGTGTGGGAAATTACACATCACAACAGAAATGGGAAGGCTTGTTGTGGAGCCTAATGAAATATGCGTCATTCAAAGAGGTATTCGATTTTCTGTCGGGATTGAAGAAAAATCTAGAGGATATATTGCAGAAGTTTATGGAGCTCATTTTATTCTTCCAGATTTGGGTCccatag GCTCAAATGGCTTAGCCAATCCAGGTGATTTTTGGAGTCCTACTGCATGGTATGATGATGTTGAGTCTGTGAATTATCAAGTTGTATCGAAATATCAAGGTAAATTATTTACAGCATATCAGGATCATACCCCTTTCGACGTGGTTGCATGGAAAGGAAACTATGTCCCTTATAAATACAATCTCTCAAATTATTGCACAATCAACAGTGTGTCATTTGATCACATAGATCCCAGCATTTTTACAGTTTTGACTGCCCCCTCAGCAGTCCCAGGTGTGGCTATTTGTGACTTTGTCATATTTCCACCTCGATGGTCCGTAGCAGATAATACTTTCCGTCCACCTTACTATCATAGAAATTGTATGAGTGAATTTATGGGTCTTATACTCGGTAAATATGAGGCAAAGGAAGAGGGGTTTTGTCCTGGAGGAGCCACACTTCATTCCATAATGACACCTCATGGCCCTGATGctgattgttttaatatatggaGCAACAAGGAACTTGGTCCGATGAAAGTGGCCGAAGGAACAATG GCGTTTATGTTTGAGTCATCTCTTGGACTAGCTGTAACAAAATGGGCCGAAATTCATAGTGATAAATTAGATAAGAAATACTATAATTGCTGGCAAAAGCTACAGAATAATTTCACAGGGAAACCTTGa
- the GXIVsPLA2 gene encoding group XIIA secretory phospholipase A2 codes for MKLNNVRSLSKLFIIIVLLLCPCVIANTWYGDIIDSAKELFKGSNIIDGALKGLRYVEMVDSALAEDCAFECPYPNQTPVPKRHHQPTSNGCGSFGYLFPPENNDNWIYVEREFSACCDRHDHCYDTCNEDKDDCDLVFKRCLYSVCKSKDILLAKKTCQAKAKMFYLAVIGLGCQSYKEAQKEACNCVKKYKEEL; via the exons atgaagttgaATAATGTTCGTAGTTTAagtaagttatttataattattgttctgtTATTATGTCCCTGTGTGATTGCCAACACTTGGTATGGAGACATAATAGACTCTGCGAAGGAATTATTCAAAGGCTCTAATATAATCGATGGTGCACTCAAGGGCCTTCGCTACGTGGAAATGGTGGACTCTGCCTTGGCTGAAGACTGTGCGTTTGAATGCCCTTATCCAAATCAAACTCCAGTCCCTAAAAGACATCATCAACCCACGTCTAATGGTTGTGGTTCTTTTGGATATTTGTTTCCTCCAGAAAACAATGACAATTGg atctatGTAGAGAgagaattttcagcatgttGTGATCGTCACGATCATTGCTACGACACTTGTAATGAAGACAAGGATGATTGTGATCTCGTCTTCAAGAGGTGTTTATATTCTGTATGTAAATCCAAAGACATTTTACTCGCTAAAAAGACCTGTCAGGCAAAGGCGAAAATGTTTTATCTTGCTGTGATTGGACTGGGTTGTCAAAGTTATAAGGAGGCTCAAAAAGAAGCTTgtaattgtgttaaaaaatacaaggaggaattataa
- the alien gene encoding COP9 signalosome complex subunit 2 isoform X2: MSDYEDDEFMCDEDEDYELEYSEDSNSEPDVDLENQYYNSKALKEEDPKGALDNFQKVLDLEGGDKGEWGFKALKQMIKINFRLQNYDEMMRRYKALLTYIKSAVTRNHSEKSINSILDYISTSKQMELLQDFYETTLEALKDAKNERLWFKTMTKLGKLYFDREEYSRLSKILKKQLHASCQTDDGEDDLKKGTQLLEIYALEIQMYTAQKNNKKLKALYDQSLHIKSAIPHPLILGVIRECGGKMHLREGEFEKAHTDFFEAFKNYDESGNPRRTTCLKYLVLANMLMKSGINPFDSQEAKPYKNDPEILAMTNLVSAYQNNDINEFEQILKTNRPTIMDDLFIREHIEDLLRNIRTHVLIKLIKPYTRIQIAFIAGELNIEPLDVESLLVSCILDSTIKGRIDQVNGVLELDKTPEGTARYSALDNLNTQLQHLQTSIVNKMVVV, encoded by the exons ATGTCTGACTACGAGGACGACGAATTCATGTGTGATGAAGATGAGGACTATGAGTTGGAATACTCCGAGGACTCCAACTCCGAGCCCGATGTGGACTTGGAAAATCAATATTACAACTCCAAGGCCCTGAAAGAAGAGGATCCCAAGGGTGCCCTGgataatttccaaaaagtattGGACTTGGAAGGTGGTGACAAGGGAGAATGGGGCTTCAAGGCACTGAAACaaatgatcaaaatcaatttccGACTCCAGAACTATGATGAAATGATGCGACGCTACAAAGCGCTCCTAACATACATCAAATCTGCTGTCACGAGGAATCATTCTGAAAAATCCATCAATTCCATTCTGGATTACATCTCCACTTCCAAACAAATGGAGCTTCTGCAG GACTTTTACGAAACAACGTTGGAGGCGCTCAAAGATGCCAAAAATGAACGACTTTGGTTCAAAACCATGACTAAATTAGGGAAACTCTACTTCGACCGGGAGGAATATAGTCGACTCTCCAAAATACTAAAGAAGCAGCTACATGCATCTTGTCAAACAGATGATGGCGAAGATGATTTGAAGAAAGGGACACAGCTCTTGGAAATCTATGCTTTGGAAATTCAAATGTATActgctcaaaaaaataataaaaagttaaaagctCTTTATGACCAATCCCTTCATATCAAATCTGCTATTCCTCATCCTCTTATCCTTG GCGTTATAAGGGAATGTGGAGGTAAAATGCATCTTCGCGAAGGAGAGTTCGAAAAGGCGCACACAGATTTTTTTGAGgcctttaaaaattatgatgaatCCGGAAATCCTCGTAGAACAACCTGTctcaaatatttagttttggCTAATATGCTCATGAAATCGGGTATCAATCCTTTTGATTCTCAAGAGGCGAAACCCTATAAGAATGATCCAGAGATATTAGCCATGACAAATCTAGTTTCAGCCTATCAGAATAATGATATCAATGAATTTGAGCAGATTCTTAAGACTAATAGACCTACAATCATGGATGATTTGTTTATTCGAGAACATATTGAAGATCTTCTGAGGAATATTCGGACTCAT GTAttgataaaactgattaaaCCTTATACACGTATACAAATAGCTTTCATAGCTGGTGAGCTCAACATTGAACCTCTAGACGTGGAGTCTCTATTGGTATCCTGCATTCTGGATTCTACTATAAAGGGGCGGATTGATCAAGTAAACGGAGTGTTAGAGCTTGATAAAACACCTGAAGGAACCGCTAGATATTCTGCTCTTGATAACTTAAATACGCAACTTCAACATTTACAGACTTCAATTGTGAATAAAATGGTGGTGGTGTGA
- the alien gene encoding COP9 signalosome complex subunit 2 isoform X1, producing MSDYEDDEFMCDEDEDYELEYSEDSNSEPDVDLENQYYNSKALKEEDPKGALDNFQKVLDLEGGDKGEWGFKALKQMIKINFRLQNYDEMMRRYKALLTYIKSAVTRNHSEKSINSILDYISTSKQMELLQVRHPLHHDFYETTLEALKDAKNERLWFKTMTKLGKLYFDREEYSRLSKILKKQLHASCQTDDGEDDLKKGTQLLEIYALEIQMYTAQKNNKKLKALYDQSLHIKSAIPHPLILGVIRECGGKMHLREGEFEKAHTDFFEAFKNYDESGNPRRTTCLKYLVLANMLMKSGINPFDSQEAKPYKNDPEILAMTNLVSAYQNNDINEFEQILKTNRPTIMDDLFIREHIEDLLRNIRTHVLIKLIKPYTRIQIAFIAGELNIEPLDVESLLVSCILDSTIKGRIDQVNGVLELDKTPEGTARYSALDNLNTQLQHLQTSIVNKMVVV from the exons ATGTCTGACTACGAGGACGACGAATTCATGTGTGATGAAGATGAGGACTATGAGTTGGAATACTCCGAGGACTCCAACTCCGAGCCCGATGTGGACTTGGAAAATCAATATTACAACTCCAAGGCCCTGAAAGAAGAGGATCCCAAGGGTGCCCTGgataatttccaaaaagtattGGACTTGGAAGGTGGTGACAAGGGAGAATGGGGCTTCAAGGCACTGAAACaaatgatcaaaatcaatttccGACTCCAGAACTATGATGAAATGATGCGACGCTACAAAGCGCTCCTAACATACATCAAATCTGCTGTCACGAGGAATCATTCTGAAAAATCCATCAATTCCATTCTGGATTACATCTCCACTTCCAAACAAATGGAGCTTCTGCAGGTCCGCCACCCACTACATCAT GACTTTTACGAAACAACGTTGGAGGCGCTCAAAGATGCCAAAAATGAACGACTTTGGTTCAAAACCATGACTAAATTAGGGAAACTCTACTTCGACCGGGAGGAATATAGTCGACTCTCCAAAATACTAAAGAAGCAGCTACATGCATCTTGTCAAACAGATGATGGCGAAGATGATTTGAAGAAAGGGACACAGCTCTTGGAAATCTATGCTTTGGAAATTCAAATGTATActgctcaaaaaaataataaaaagttaaaagctCTTTATGACCAATCCCTTCATATCAAATCTGCTATTCCTCATCCTCTTATCCTTG GCGTTATAAGGGAATGTGGAGGTAAAATGCATCTTCGCGAAGGAGAGTTCGAAAAGGCGCACACAGATTTTTTTGAGgcctttaaaaattatgatgaatCCGGAAATCCTCGTAGAACAACCTGTctcaaatatttagttttggCTAATATGCTCATGAAATCGGGTATCAATCCTTTTGATTCTCAAGAGGCGAAACCCTATAAGAATGATCCAGAGATATTAGCCATGACAAATCTAGTTTCAGCCTATCAGAATAATGATATCAATGAATTTGAGCAGATTCTTAAGACTAATAGACCTACAATCATGGATGATTTGTTTATTCGAGAACATATTGAAGATCTTCTGAGGAATATTCGGACTCAT GTAttgataaaactgattaaaCCTTATACACGTATACAAATAGCTTTCATAGCTGGTGAGCTCAACATTGAACCTCTAGACGTGGAGTCTCTATTGGTATCCTGCATTCTGGATTCTACTATAAAGGGGCGGATTGATCAAGTAAACGGAGTGTTAGAGCTTGATAAAACACCTGAAGGAACCGCTAGATATTCTGCTCTTGATAACTTAAATACGCAACTTCAACATTTACAGACTTCAATTGTGAATAAAATGGTGGTGGTGTGA
- the Cdc5 gene encoding cell division cycle 5-like protein, whose translation MPRVMIKGGVWRNTEDEILKAAVMKYGKNQWSRIASLLHRKSAKQCKARWFEWLDPSIKKTEWSREEDEKLLHLAKLMPTQWRTIAPIVGRTASQCLERYESLLDRAQAKESGDTTSSSAPPGERNKLKPGEIDPNPETKPARPDPRDMDEDELEMLSEARARLANTQGKKAKRKAREKQLEEARRLAALQKRRELRAAGVKVKLRYIKKGRMDYNAEVPFEKRPAIGFYDTAKEIQQEETDALDMSKGLRQHQLELKRRDEEENKLRKKDKEKRKENEIPKAIFEDDEPDRKRSKLVLPEPQISDTDMEQIVKLGRASEAAKESVSSDALLADYNVTPGPSLASRTPRTPMPQGDKVLQEAQNIMALTNVDTPLKGGVNNELIENGGNFSGVTPGKDSVRTPNTVLTTPFRTKEGQMGLTPGNRMTPGGVSISGGTPLRDKLSINPDGSLDEGSGTTYENGEAKQVLRMGLSSLPQPKNDFEIVVPQEEEDDNEVEMQDDDNTYIEDQADVDQQTEEEYRKKREAEFRKRSQAVQRSLPRPLDVNHSVLRPLNSEPPLTDLQKAEELIKREMIVMLHHDSLETPTNAQMGQDDNKGSCKKKERFIHNESVHRSYISKYPYHNFTDEEMSNAKDLLASEMEVVKKGMGHGDISLEAYTQVWEECLSQVLYLPSQSRYTRANLANKKDRIESHEKRLEQNRQHMCKEAKRAGKIEKKLKILTGGYQSRAQAQIKQVQDLEDQIEQSRLEMSTFEFLKNQEISAIPQRLFSIQEDVDRQTKREKELQEQFYACSLEYEELTTTKLGDEINTIKDGESSKG comes from the coding sequence ATGCCGCGAGTGATGATAAAGGGAGGTGTTTGGCGGAACACGGAGGATGAGATCCTCAAGGCTGCCGTGATGAAATATGGTAAGAACCAATGGTCCCGTATTGCGAGTCTTCTGCATCGTAAATCCGCGAAGCAATGCAAGGCCCGTTGGTTTGAGTGGTTGGATCCTTCCATCAAAAAGACGGAATGGTCCCGCGAGGAGGATGAGAAACTGCTGCATTTGGCCAAGCTGATGCCCACCCAATGGCGGACAATTGCACCCATTGTGGGAAGAACAGCTTCTCAGTGTCTGGAGCGATACGAATCCCTCTTGGATCGTGCACAAGCCAAAGAGTCTGGGGATACGACGTCCTCTTCTGCTCCGCCCGGGGAACGGAATAAATTGAAACCAGGGGAAATCGACCCCAACCCGGAGACGAAGCCCGCTCGGCCGGATCCCCGAGACATGGATGAGGATGAGCTTGAGATGCTGAGTGAGGCTCGTGCTCGACTCGCCAATACTCAAGGGAAAAAAGCTAAAAGGAAAGCACGAGAGAAGCAGTTGGAAGAGGCAAGACGCTTGGCTGCTCTGCAAAAGAGGAGAGAGCTCCGAGCTGCAGGAGTTAAGGTCAAACTCCGTTACATCAAAAAAGGGCGCATGGATTATAATGCAGAGGTTCCCTTCGAAAAAAGACCCGCTATTGGCTTTTATGATACCGCGAAAGAAATACAACAAGAGGAAACAGATGCCTTGGATATGTCCAAAGGTCTTCGACAACATCAACTAGAGCTCAAACGGAGAGATGAAGAGGagaacaaattgagaaaaaaggaTAAAGAGAAGCGAAAGGAGAATGAAATACCAAAAGCTATATTTGAAGACGATGAACCCGACCGAAAGAGAAGTAAATTGGTTCTTCCGGAACCACAGATCTCGGATACTGACATGGAGCAAATAGTAAAGCTTGGAAGAGCTTCAGAAGCAGCCAAGGAAAGCGTATCTTCAGATGCTCTTTTGGCCGATTACAATGTTACGCCGGGTCCATCCTTAGCAAGTCGAACACCAAGAACACCTATGCCACAAGGAGACAAAGTATTACAAGAAGCACAAAATATAATGGCTTTAACAAATGTTGATACTCCTCTTAAAGGTGGTGTTAATAATGAGTTGATTGAAAACGGGGGTAATTTCTCTGGAGTAACACCTGGAAAAGACTCTGTCCGCACTCCGAACACAGTTTTAACTACTCCGTTCAGAACGAAAGAAGGTCAAATGGGGCTCACCCCAGGTAATAGAATGACTCCGGGTGGAGTTTCAATCTCAGGTGGAACGCCTCTCCGTGACAAATTATCTATAAATCCAGATGGATCATTGGATGAAGGTTCAGGAACGACCTATGAGAATGGTGAAGCTAAACAAGTTTTAAGAATGGGACTAAGTTCTTTACCTCAGCCGAAAAACGACTTTGAGATTGTTGTCccacaagaagaagaagatgataATGAAGTTGAAATGCAAGATGATGACAACACATACATTGAAGATCAAGCTGATGTAGATCAACAAACGGAGGAAGAATACAGAAAAAAACGCGAGGCCGAATTCAGGAAGCGAAGTCAAGCAGTGCAACGGAGTTTACCCCGTCCCTTAGATGTCAATCATAGTGTATTACGACCTCTAAACTCTGAACCTCCTCTGACAGATTTGCAAAAGGCAGAAGAACTTATTAAACGAGAGATGATTGTCATGCTTCACCATGATAGTTTAGAAACTCCAACAAATGCCCAAATGGGGCAAGACGATAATAAAGGTTCATGCAAGAAAAAAGAGCgttttattcataatgaaagcgTACATAGATCTTATATTTCCAAGTATCCGTATCATAACTTTACAGATGAGGAAATGAGTAATGCTAAAGATCTTTTAGCTTCAGAAATGGAAGTCGTAAAAAAAGGTATGGGCCATGGTGATATAAGCTTGGAAGCATATACTCAAGTTTGGGAAGAGTGTCTGTCACAGGTTCTATACTTACCTTCACAAAGTCGATACACGAGAGCTAATCTAGCGAATAAAAAGGATCGTATTGAGTCCCATGAAAAACGCTTGGAACAAAATCGTCAACATATGTGCAAGGAAGCAAAAAGAGCTGGaaaaattgagaagaaattaaaaatcctgACTGGAGGCTACCAGTCAAGGGCACAAGCTCAGATCAAACAAGTACAAGATCTTGAAGATCAAATTGAACAATCTCGACTTGAAATGTCTACttttgaatttcttaaaaaCCAGGAAATATCTGCTATACCCCAGAGACTGTTTTCCATTCAAGAGGACGTAGATAGACAAACGAAGAGAGAAAAAGAACTTCAAGAACAGTTTTATGCATGCTCTTTGGAGTATGAAGAGCTGACGACAACAAAGTTAGGTGATGAAATTAATACCATTAAAGATGGCGAGAGCTCTAAAGGATAG